Below is a window of Candidatus Flexicrinis affinis DNA.
CGGTCACTTGTCCGCCGAGCATGGCGGTAATCATATCGACCTTGACCTCGGTGGTCAGGTCTTTTTCGTCGCGCACGAACTGCGGATCGGGCTCGACCGTGATAACGAGGAACAGATCGCCGGGGGCGCTGCGGCCCGGTTCGCCCTCGCCGCGCAGTCGCACGCGCGTGCCGTCGGTCACGCCGGCCGGAATGTCCGCGCGGACGCGCCGGTCGCCGCGGGTAATGTAACGGGTGGTGCCTTCGAACGCCTCGCGCAATGTCACGCTGACAGGATGCTCGATGTCTTGCCCTTTTTCCGGCTGGGCGCGGCGGCGGCGCGGGCCGAATCCGGCATCGCCACCGAGACCGCCGAAGAAGCTGGACATCAGGTCTTCGAACGCGGACGGGTCGATGGTCTGGGCGTACGGGCCGCCGCCTGAGGGGCCCGCGCCCTGACGGTAGTTCTCGAAGTCCGGCCCGAAGCGGTCGTACATCTTCCGGCGCTCGGGATCGCTCAGGACTTCGTACGCCTGATTGATTTCTTTGAACCGCGCTTCCGCGTTCGGATCGTTTTTGTTCACGTCGGGATGGTGCTGCTTAGCCTGCCGGTGAAAGGCGCGCTTGATTTCTTTCTCGTCCGCGCCTCGATCCACCCCGAGGATCTCGTAGTAGTCACGTGCCATAGTTATCTGTCGACCTCTTGATACTGGGTGTGCGCCGACACCCCGCCTTAACTGGAAAAGGCGCCCAATGCGCACACTTCTATTGTACCCGCGTTGCTTGCCCGCACGGTGCGTGCGGCGTCAATTCTAAGAAAGAATCTACAGAGCATGTGCGAGGGCGTGTCTAGGCGCCGTTATCAGCGTCTGTGACACCGGGATACCCCGCTATGGCGACCTTGCGCGGCACGCGGCCCGCTGTGTGCGACTGCGCTTCGGCGGATTGCAGCAGGCTCCAGATTTGTTTCCACAAGGCGTCGTATTCGTCCGGCGTGGCTAGGAACGTGAACTCGGCGCAGCCCAGCCGATCACGCTTCCAGTCCGGGTCGGGCGTGGCGTCAAGATAGG
It encodes the following:
- a CDS encoding J domain-containing protein → MARDYYEILGVDRGADEKEIKRAFHRQAKQHHPDVNKNDPNAEARFKEINQAYEVLSDPERRKMYDRFGPDFENYRQGAGPSGGGPYAQTIDPSAFEDLMSSFFGGLGGDAGFGPRRRRAQPEKGQDIEHPVSVTLREAFEGTTRYITRGDRRVRADIPAGVTDGTRVRLRGEGEPGRSAPGDLFLVITVEPDPQFVRDEKDLTTEVKVDMITAMLGGQVTVPLVTGSAKMTIPPGTQSGRKFRLSGRGMPGGKGKPGDLYARVLITVPETLTDEQRTLVEKLRDSLS